A portion of the Leucoraja erinacea ecotype New England chromosome 9, Leri_hhj_1, whole genome shotgun sequence genome contains these proteins:
- the gstz1 gene encoding maleylacetoacetate isomerase isoform X1 produces the protein MQTQRAKMQPALYSYFRSSCSWRVRIALAFKGIEYEQVAVNLIKDGGQQHADSFKNLNPMKQVPALFIDGITLSQSLAIIHYLEETRPNPRLLPKDAKKRAQVRMISDHITSGIQPLQNLCVLQKVGEEKKLEWAQHFIAKGLHALESLLQQISGQFCVGDEVTMADLCLVPQVYNAIRFKVDMSPFPTITKINASLLELEPFKVSHPSCQPDSPLTA, from the exons ATGCAGACACAACGAGCAAAGATGCAG CCTGCGTTGTACTCGTACTTCAGGAGCTCCTGCTCATGGAGAGTGCGCATTG CTCTCGCTTTCAAAGGAATTGAATACGAACAGGTTGCCGTCAATCTGATCAAAGACGGAGGGCAGCAG CATGCCGACTCCTTCAAGAACCTGAATCCCATGAAGCAGGTGCCAGCGCTCTTCATCGATGGGATCACTCTCTCCCAGTCG CTGGCTATCATCCATTACCTGGAAGAGACCAGGCCCAACCCACGGCTGCTGCCCAAGGATGCCAAGAAACGTGCCCAGGTCCGGATGATCTCTGATCACATCACCTCTGGCATCCAGCCCCTGCAG AATCTCTGTGTGCTGCAGAAGGTTGGGGAAGAGAAGAAACTGGAATGGGCCCAACACTTCATCGCCAAAGGGCTGCACG CTCTGGAGAGTCTGCTGCAGCAAATATCTGGACAGTTCTGTGTTGGTGACGAG GTGACGATGGCAGACCTGTGCCTGGTCCCTCAGGTGTACAATGCGATTAG GTTTAAGGTGGATATGTCTCCGTTTCCCACCATCACCAAGATCAACGCCTCCCTCCTGGAACTGGAGCCCTTCAAAGTGAGTCACCCATCCTGCCAACCCGACTCCCCTCTGACTGCCTGA
- the gstz1 gene encoding maleylacetoacetate isomerase isoform X2 — protein sequence MASTRKPALYSYFRSSCSWRVRIALAFKGIEYEQVAVNLIKDGGQQHADSFKNLNPMKQVPALFIDGITLSQSLAIIHYLEETRPNPRLLPKDAKKRAQVRMISDHITSGIQPLQNLCVLQKVGEEKKLEWAQHFIAKGLHALESLLQQISGQFCVGDEVTMADLCLVPQVYNAIRFKVDMSPFPTITKINASLLELEPFKVSHPSCQPDSPLTA from the exons ATGGCATCAACACGTAAA CCTGCGTTGTACTCGTACTTCAGGAGCTCCTGCTCATGGAGAGTGCGCATTG CTCTCGCTTTCAAAGGAATTGAATACGAACAGGTTGCCGTCAATCTGATCAAAGACGGAGGGCAGCAG CATGCCGACTCCTTCAAGAACCTGAATCCCATGAAGCAGGTGCCAGCGCTCTTCATCGATGGGATCACTCTCTCCCAGTCG CTGGCTATCATCCATTACCTGGAAGAGACCAGGCCCAACCCACGGCTGCTGCCCAAGGATGCCAAGAAACGTGCCCAGGTCCGGATGATCTCTGATCACATCACCTCTGGCATCCAGCCCCTGCAG AATCTCTGTGTGCTGCAGAAGGTTGGGGAAGAGAAGAAACTGGAATGGGCCCAACACTTCATCGCCAAAGGGCTGCACG CTCTGGAGAGTCTGCTGCAGCAAATATCTGGACAGTTCTGTGTTGGTGACGAG GTGACGATGGCAGACCTGTGCCTGGTCCCTCAGGTGTACAATGCGATTAG GTTTAAGGTGGATATGTCTCCGTTTCCCACCATCACCAAGATCAACGCCTCCCTCCTGGAACTGGAGCCCTTCAAAGTGAGTCACCCATCCTGCCAACCCGACTCCCCTCTGACTGCCTGA